One Keratinibaculum paraultunense genomic window carries:
- a CDS encoding DUF4438 domain-containing protein, whose amino-acid sequence MKTNKEKLVMQSVYGKVHSPTAGGNYYAITSKGKGLILPSVGGITYNFKIGDPCMDLVGDHIEPGVSIKNEKREENNALMLLSCVGNEAIVTSGDAKGAKGYVTGKHGGIEHVIIYFPQDDLEKMTVDDNILVKAWGQGLAIEGHDDIVCMNLDPELFDKIEFVETEDGKIEVPVVTEVPAYLMGSGIGASTGFSGDYDIMTGDIEANKQFGIDKLKFGDLVLLKDCDNTYGRQYLEGAVTLGVVVHSNCVLSGHGPGITTLLSCKTDKIKGIIDENANIANYLGV is encoded by the coding sequence ATGAAAACAAATAAAGAAAAACTTGTTATGCAATCGGTTTATGGTAAAGTTCATAGTCCTACAGCAGGAGGTAATTATTATGCTATTACTTCAAAAGGTAAGGGGTTAATACTTCCAAGTGTTGGAGGTATCACTTACAATTTTAAAATTGGAGATCCATGTATGGATTTAGTGGGAGATCATATAGAACCAGGAGTAAGTATAAAAAATGAAAAAAGAGAAGAAAACAACGCTTTAATGTTATTATCATGTGTTGGAAATGAAGCTATAGTTACTTCTGGAGATGCCAAAGGTGCAAAAGGATATGTAACTGGAAAGCATGGTGGTATTGAACATGTTATTATTTATTTCCCACAAGACGATTTAGAAAAAATGACGGTAGATGATAATATCCTTGTTAAAGCGTGGGGTCAAGGTTTAGCTATAGAGGGGCATGATGATATAGTTTGCATGAATTTAGATCCAGAATTATTTGATAAGATTGAATTTGTAGAAACTGAAGATGGTAAAATAGAGGTACCAGTGGTTACAGAAGTCCCAGCTTATTTAATGGGGTCAGGCATAGGTGCCTCAACGGGCTTTTCTGGAGATTATGATATTATGACAGGGGATATTGAAGCTAATAAACAATTTGGTATAGATAAATTAAAATTTGGTGATTTAGTACTTCTAAAAGATTGTGATAATACATATGGTAGACAGTATTTAGAAGGAGCTGTAACTTTAGGAGTTGTAGTGCATAGTAATTGTGTTTTATCTGGACATGGACCTGGGATAACTACTTTGCTAAGTTGTAAGACAGACAAAATAAAAGGTATAATTGATGAAAATGCAAATATTGCAAATTATTTGGGAGTTTAA
- a CDS encoding flavin reductase family protein: protein MSFDYKLNLIDVLNSLEQRGAFLTVKDNEDRVNTMTIGWGNIGYEWGRPVFIVLVRESRYTHELLENADDFTVSIPLDDKMNKALGFCGSKSGRDYDKFKECGLNLLDGKKVNSPVIGDCQMIYECKIIYKHDMDLQLLDEVIRNKWYSSESKHTIYYGEIVNCYQNN, encoded by the coding sequence ATGAGTTTTGATTATAAATTAAACTTAATAGACGTTTTAAATAGTTTGGAACAAAGAGGAGCTTTTTTAACTGTAAAAGATAATGAAGATAGAGTAAATACCATGACTATAGGTTGGGGAAATATAGGATACGAATGGGGTAGACCTGTATTTATTGTATTGGTAAGGGAAAGTAGATATACTCATGAATTATTAGAAAATGCTGATGATTTTACCGTATCTATTCCATTAGATGATAAAATGAATAAAGCTTTAGGATTTTGTGGAAGTAAATCTGGTAGGGATTATGATAAGTTTAAGGAATGCGGCTTAAATCTACTGGATGGTAAGAAAGTCAATTCTCCTGTTATAGGAGATTGCCAGATGATTTATGAATGTAAAATAATTTATAAACATGATATGGATTTACAACTTTTAGATGAAGTGATAAGGAATAAATGGTACAGTTCAGAAAGCAAACATACTATATACTATGGAGAGATAGTTAATTGTTATCAAAATAATTAA
- a CDS encoding LacI family DNA-binding transcriptional regulator — protein MDKKKQVTANDVAKMAGVSPSTVSRVISNNPRISEPTRRKVLKCMEELGYYPNANARSLAIKKTGTVGIIIPTTSEDYFSNPFFAESLRGIIRGASKSGYDLLLSTNTEKGEELKITKKFVRGSKVDGIILMTSKVDDECIEYLKNIDFPFSIIGSTDDEKINQVDNDNALAAYELTKHLIEIGRKRIAMIVGDMNLVVSKKRIKGYKKALSEANIDFDENLLFSGSFDEKTGYDYGVKISKINPLPDGLIVADDLVAFGAVKAFEDLEINIPKDIAVASFNNSVLAKHSNIPLTSVDINAFELGREAMNLLVDAIEDEVRGEKITIPYNIYKRESTKG, from the coding sequence TTGGATAAGAAAAAACAAGTTACGGCTAATGATGTAGCTAAAATGGCAGGGGTTTCACCATCTACTGTATCAAGGGTAATATCTAATAATCCAAGGATAAGTGAACCAACTAGGAGAAAAGTATTAAAGTGTATGGAGGAATTAGGATATTATCCCAATGCTAATGCTAGATCATTGGCTATAAAAAAGACAGGAACAGTTGGAATAATAATACCTACTACATCGGAAGATTATTTTTCCAATCCTTTTTTTGCTGAATCATTGAGAGGTATTATAAGAGGGGCATCTAAATCTGGTTATGATCTTTTATTGTCTACAAACACAGAAAAAGGAGAGGAACTTAAAATAACTAAAAAATTTGTCAGAGGTTCTAAGGTAGATGGAATAATATTGATGACTAGTAAGGTAGATGATGAGTGTATAGAATATTTAAAGAATATTGATTTCCCCTTTTCTATAATAGGTTCTACGGATGATGAAAAAATTAATCAAGTGGATAATGATAATGCTCTTGCAGCTTATGAATTGACCAAACATCTGATTGAAATTGGGAGAAAGCGAATTGCTATGATAGTTGGAGATATGAATTTAGTAGTAAGTAAAAAACGTATAAAAGGTTATAAAAAGGCATTGTCAGAAGCTAATATTGATTTTGATGAAAACTTATTATTTAGTGGAAGTTTTGATGAAAAAACTGGTTATGATTATGGAGTGAAAATATCAAAAATTAATCCTTTACCTGATGGATTGATAGTTGCAGATGATTTAGTAGCATTTGGGGCTGTAAAAGCCTTTGAAGATTTGGAAATAAATATACCAAAAGATATAGCAGTGGCAAGCTTCAACAATAGTGTTCTTGCAAAACATTCAAATATTCCCTTAACATCTGTAGATATAAATGCATTTGAATTAGGAAGGGAAGCTATGAATTTATTAGTAGATGCTATTGAAGATGAAGTACGAGGGGAAAAAATAACAATACCTTATAATATTTATAAGAGGGAATCTACAAAAGGATAA
- a CDS encoding serine dehydratase subunit alpha family protein → MNKNDFISLLKEEMKPALGVTEPSAVALASAKAYEIIGGDLNKIKLTLDSGLYKNCYSCAIPGTDKFGIEIAALLGVLVGKPELELEVLKEVKEEDEIKAKKLQDEGKVEVKIKKGHVGIYVDCIVITDRGYGRVLIQERHSNITLIEKNNEVLYEKKGNLAREENKDFRNIKQKKLIDLVNFVQNVSFEEIKFVLEAIKMNKELAQYGKQGSGMKTGVTLFNLVKDGILANDIIHYAQILTGYAMDARLGGIPKPAMSISGSGSHGIIATMPIVAVAEKKQIDDEKLARSIALSFLITIYIKEYSGRLSAFCGCAIAGGIGASSGIVYLLDGNLSQITYAINNIAGNITGMICDGGNYGCALKAITAANVAVTSAIFALNNIAIPENYGIVGSTPEETIKNIGKIASPGMLETENVILDIMLNKNV, encoded by the coding sequence ATGAATAAAAATGATTTTATTTCTTTGCTAAAAGAAGAGATGAAACCAGCTTTAGGAGTTACAGAGCCAAGTGCTGTAGCATTGGCAAGTGCAAAAGCTTATGAAATTATAGGTGGAGATTTAAATAAAATTAAGTTAACATTAGATTCAGGTTTGTATAAAAATTGTTATTCCTGTGCAATACCAGGAACAGATAAGTTTGGTATTGAAATAGCAGCTTTATTAGGAGTATTAGTTGGAAAGCCAGAATTAGAATTAGAAGTATTAAAAGAAGTTAAAGAAGAAGATGAAATTAAAGCTAAAAAGTTACAAGATGAAGGAAAAGTAGAAGTTAAAATTAAAAAAGGGCATGTAGGAATATATGTAGATTGTATAGTAATAACAGATAGAGGATATGGAAGAGTACTTATACAAGAGAGACATTCTAATATCACATTAATAGAAAAAAACAATGAAGTCTTATATGAGAAAAAAGGAAATTTAGCAAGAGAAGAGAATAAAGATTTTAGAAATATTAAGCAAAAAAAACTTATAGATTTAGTTAATTTTGTTCAGAATGTATCTTTTGAAGAGATTAAATTTGTATTAGAAGCTATAAAGATGAATAAAGAATTAGCACAATATGGGAAACAAGGTTCTGGTATGAAAACAGGTGTTACTTTGTTTAATTTAGTTAAAGATGGAATTTTGGCAAATGATATTATACATTATGCTCAAATATTAACTGGATATGCTATGGATGCTAGATTAGGCGGTATTCCTAAACCTGCTATGAGCATAAGCGGTAGTGGATCCCATGGCATAATAGCTACTATGCCTATTGTAGCTGTTGCTGAAAAAAAGCAAATAGATGATGAAAAACTTGCTAGATCCATAGCTTTAAGTTTTTTAATAACTATTTATATAAAGGAATATTCAGGTAGACTGTCTGCATTTTGTGGATGTGCAATAGCAGGAGGTATAGGGGCTAGTTCAGGTATAGTTTATTTATTAGATGGGAATTTAAGTCAAATAACTTATGCGATAAATAATATAGCAGGAAATATTACAGGAATGATATGTGATGGAGGAAATTATGGATGTGCTCTAAAAGCTATTACTGCTGCTAATGTAGCTGTGACATCTGCTATTTTTGCACTTAATAATATAGCTATACCTGAAAACTATGGAATAGTTGGTAGTACTCCAGAAGAAACAATTAAAAACATAGGCAAAATAGCATCGCCAGGCATGTTGGAAACTGAAAATGTTATATTGGATATTATGTTAAATAAAAATGTATAA
- a CDS encoding ABC transporter ATP-binding protein produces MKTYELKNGTKAFKYGYPIETGAIISGGQRQRVALGRAIVRKPQVFLMDEPLSNLDAKLREHMRVELVRLHKTLGSTTVYVTHDQTEAMTMATKIVLMNDGKIQQAGKPEELYNKPANIFVAEFIGSPTMNIIEGSMIDSKFVSKDGIIKVKPSEEDGKLLKSFEGKEKILYARLENGYELTISVPGHYEYNEGEKHSFGYDISALHFFNSKNGERIN; encoded by the coding sequence ATGAAGACATATGAACTAAAAAATGGAACAAAAGCTTTTAAGTATGGTTATCCCATAGAAACTGGTGCTATTATTTCAGGAGGTCAAAGGCAGAGGGTTGCTCTTGGGAGAGCCATAGTAAGAAAGCCTCAAGTATTTCTTATGGATGAACCATTATCCAACTTAGATGCTAAACTTAGAGAGCATATGAGGGTAGAATTAGTAAGGCTCCATAAAACATTAGGTAGTACTACTGTTTATGTAACACATGATCAAACAGAGGCAATGACAATGGCAACAAAGATTGTATTGATGAATGATGGTAAGATTCAACAAGCAGGTAAACCAGAGGAACTTTATAATAAACCAGCTAATATATTTGTAGCTGAATTTATAGGTTCTCCAACCATGAATATAATTGAAGGCAGTATGATTGATAGTAAATTTGTATCAAAAGATGGTATTATAAAGGTTAAGCCTTCAGAAGAAGATGGTAAATTATTAAAATCCTTTGAAGGAAAAGAAAAAATATTATATGCTAGGTTAGAAAATGGATATGAATTGACTATATCTGTACCAGGCCATTATGAGTATAATGAAGGGGAAAAGCATTCTTTTGGATATGATATTAGTGCACTACATTTCTTTAATAGTAAAAATGGGGAGAGAATAAACTAA